A segment of the Carya illinoinensis cultivar Pawnee chromosome 1, C.illinoinensisPawnee_v1, whole genome shotgun sequence genome:
CTCCATCGGCGTCTAAAAGAGTTTCAGGAATATAATCTTCATTTGCCACCAAAGCATTTTCTATCGACAGGTTTAGATGTACCTGTCATTCAAGAAAGGTGTAAATTGCTTGACAAATATTTAAAGGTCAACCACTGAATCTCACTTTTCTGATCATTTGGAGTATAAAATTCAACTATTTAGAAGAAATATCTGTGTCTGAGATGTGTTGGAATTTCAAACTAAATTCTGATCGCTATTCTTGCTGGCTTGCTCTTTCTTGTTGAGATGTATGtattttgtgatattttttcTTACGTCTTTGCTTCATTTCTTACTGATAGTTCTTCCAAAATCTAAAGATGCTTATGCTTAttcaaagtttttttctttttttgttgttttttttgtgggggggggggggaagagccCCTCTCACCCACAAGTTAGACTAATCTCCTGGGCACTTACAAATGGGCCCACTGACAAGTGATTGGTAAACTCAAGAAAATGCCTCGGGAAATTCCCCTACAGGGGAAGCAAACATGTGTCCTAGGATCTTGACTTCTTAAGGCATGGTCTATGACCAACTTTTCTACCCATGGGATTATAATAACCACTAAATTTGGAATTTGAGTGCAGCTTACCTATGAGAAACAACTCCACTTTATGCTTTACTAGCTAATTTTATCTCCTTATGCTGGGTAATACTACTGTCTGTTGTTTCCTATCGTTCAATAACATTATGTGTTGTTGTTCTTCAGAAACTCATGCAGCTTCCAACAATTTCAAGATCAATTGAAGTTTGGGACTTTCTCAGTGTTGACTCTCAGGTTctgtattttcttcttctcttttggcTGAATTTTTTCCTTCAGCTAGAAGAGTGGTGACGTTGGATCTCTGCTTCTGAGGAgaagttttattgttattttttttactattgcAGACTTATCTGTTCTCGAATTCCTTTTCTATCATTGAAACTTTGTCAGGTATATCATGTTTTAATGCACAATGCTGAACTTAGGTTatgtctttttcctttcctttgacTCATCCTATCTTTCCATATTTGTTGGGAACTTTCTAGTTGATCTAGAGGATAAGCCATCAGAAAAGAGTAAAAAGCTTCCAAATTTACTTGGACCTGTTACCAACAACGTATCTTCAAGGAGAGAACATTTAGGCTCCGAAAGTAAGGAGCCTGCATTCCATGCGAAGAGTAATGTTATGGCAGATGGGCTACGATCAAATGGAAAAGGCATGTCTCATTTTCCTGTAAAACATCTTGGCAAAGAATTCAGAAATTCATTTAATAATTCTGGTGGTGATTCAGATGCTAGGCTGCAAAACTATGCAGCTTCACCCACTTACTTGGGGAACCCGGTAACAGGAAGAGATGACAATGCTTTGGAAGAGGCATCCGAGTCGCTTCTTGATGCTGCTACTGACCCAACCCTTCCTACAGAGGTAATCGCTAATTGTTGCCTTTGGAACGATTGGAACCTATTCTGTTATGTGCTAGATGATGCTTTCTTTAACAAAATTTGTAGTTTCTGGGGTTATTATGTTATAACATGCATTTCTTGTACAGTGGGTGCCGCCAAATTTAAGTGTCCCCATATTAGATTTGGTAGATGTCATCTTCCAGCTTCAAGATGGCGGATGGATCAggtattatacatatatatatattcttttagaagTAGGTATTATACATACATACGTACGTAAATATAGATAGCAATTGTTATCCTCTCTCCTTATATTTTGTCATCATATGGTATCGCAAGGGTAACAAAATCACATCTTGATCTGATTGGTTGAACAACTTTTGCTGAACACTTATCTTGTGTGCATTACAGGCGGAAGGCTTTTTGGGTGGCCAAACAGATACTACAACTAGGAATGGGTGATGCCTTTGATGATTGGTTAATTGAAAAAATCCAGCTTTTGCGTAAGGGATCAGTTATTGCTTTAGGGATCAGGCGGGTTGAGCAGGTAAACTTTGATGCCATTTGCTCTCTAGAGTTTTTCAAAGTTTTTTCgtagttttttgaaattttgtatattgttatttcttttttctttttgaagtcTTTAGATTGGATATTAGGCTTAAGATACTGTGAAGTTTATTTTTACCATCCTAAATTAATCTGTTGGTGATTAACTGGATATAAGTTTGTAAATATGACTCTGTGTTGACTAAGAGGAGTGGATATGGCATATTTTTCCACCCAGGGTTCGTTGAGGATCAATCTTGATGATGTTCATAACACTACAGCCATGGTGAAATTGTGTTTCATATATGAGTATCATAGGAGGGGCTTCAGTCTTTACAGAGCAACATGGAATTTTAACGAGTAATAAGTTTGAATAGTTCTGATAATGTGTTCTGTTTTTCATTTGATCGAGCCATTTCAGAAGTTCCTGAAAATGAAAAGGCATATCAAGGTTGTATTTGATGATCTGCAAGCTCTTCATGTTATTTTCCTGCTTCTTTAAAATGATGTGGaaaatcaactgaaagaatttaGAAACATTCTGTATAAAAGCCCCAGTGCACAAGCATCGGGGCACACCATTGATGTGGTGGAAGCCAAGTCTGtggtttctaaaaaaattaaaaaataaatgggtGGGACAATTATGGCATACTGGCGGGCAAATAGAAGCAAACTATGGCTTATTTCTCCCATCTTCTTATTATCCCAATATTTTCCTTCCGAGTTCTATCCCCATCTTTCATCCTGAGATCCATGCTGCCTATTAGTTGGTGCTGTTTGGTTGCTGCCTGAGATGCCTTTCACTTAAAAGTGTTGCTGTTTGCTGCTGCTATCATTGTTGTGCTGCATCTTTATTTAAAAGAGACAGATTGCTGTCATTGGTTGTTGTCATGTTGTATTCGGTACTGTTGCTGCTTGAGATGATCGACTCGTTCCTGCTTTTGTTGTGATTTCTGGTTCtactattatttaattgttGGTGATACTGCCGCTTTATTACTTATAATATCCAATGGTATTAGTTTGCTGAGATCCATGTTGCTGCCCAGGGCTTTTTTTATTCCTCCAGGCTGAAACTAGCATGGGACAAAATGCTTGAATTCTGCACAAATTGTGAATCTGCCATGTTTTATAGGACGGGGTAGTAGAAACATGAATGAATTGTATGGGACAAAACAATCAAATTGCACAGAAACTCTTTGATGCAATGGCAAAATGAAACTTTATTATGAGTTTTACGAGCctactctatttaaaaaatgttgacGTGGCGTCCATGTCAATGGTGTGCCCAGCACTTGCACAGCCCATGGCTGTATACAATGGACTTTAGAATTTAATGTATGGGATTCCCCACCCTATTCCTGATATTTTAATTAGCATTAATCACTGATGAGTTGGGCAACTTCAACAGTAGGCATGTGCTCTGGTTTACATTCTTGTGCTCTATTAATGACATGTAGGAAAAGGGCAAATACTGCATCTACTCTGAGTTTCAGTGAATAGATTTcgaaaattaaatagaaaatatgTTTTGCTGGGAATTTCCCCTTTGGAAAAGTACATTTAATAATTCTTCCAACGCAGAAGAAAATGGGTTGGATGTAGTTTTTTCCCCAAGAAAAGGggaaaagttttgaatgaattctCGACTTTTGGGAAACCGGGGGGCGGGGGGCTGAATTTTTTTATGACAATGGCAAGTCTTTTTACACCCTGCTTTCAAATAGTAGCTGTACAAGAAGCTTGTTTTGTAGACTTTTAAGAGAAGATATATTACTGATTTGGGctccaatattattaattagatACTCTGGCCTGATGGGATATTCATAACTAAGCATCCAAAGCGACGACCACCACCATCTACTAATCAATCCCAGAATTCACCTCATGGCCAACAACCGACAGGAATATCTTCACCTAAACTTACTTATGAGCAACAACAGGAGGCAGTTCGACGTGCAAAGTTTGTATATGAGCTAATGATTGGTAATATCTTCTGTACAGCATGGTCCCTATTGTTATCCATGCTGACACTACAAATTGCTGACTCTTATCTTGGAAATTCAACGGCTCtatcttctttttcccttcatctttttttttttttttgaatgtaGATAACGCGCCAGCTGCTATCGTAGGTCTTGTTGGTCGTAAGGAGTATGAACAGTGTGCAAAGGATCTCTATTTCTTTATTCAGGTAATTTTGATTCCGTTATCGAATAAGCTAACTTTTTGTTTCCTGGCCAATGTCAATGGGATAGTTTTGTTTGAACTTTATCACTTGAATTTTGGTTTTGAACAACCTTTTTCTACATCCTCAAATTTCTTTAATCTTTTATGCCAAGGATTAAGCTCTGATTCATCTTCGGTTAGAAGATTTTGTCGAGCAAATAGATGGGATTGTTGCCACTACTTTGGATTGTTGGTGTTTCTTAATTGATTAAAGACTGTAGAGCCTGTTACGAAAAATAATTGCATTGCCATGCAGTGTAATACCTACCTCCACAAAAGAAAAAGACGCATTAGATATTTTAAGGGCTTGGTTGGGAACACaaatcatctcatcccatctcaacatttctcataatttcattttcaaacatcactcaaatacacacttttgaatttcaaatttttaactttttcatctaatcatacCTAATCAatgaatcattacaactttatcaaacttccaaagaaaacacaaaaagccatacaactttttcaaattccaaaacatattaaaaaaaattatattctggCAATATTTTaacgttataatatttttaatcaaccttttctctctccttttccaaaatcaaataaaacatcttaactcaaactatttcactattatttacaaatcatttcactactatttttcatttaatttcattttattcctCAAACATCCCCTAAGTTTTCACGATACAGGAAAAAAAAGGTCAGAAAATGCAAGTTTCTGTTGTATGTCTCACAATTTGTCGATGTTCTTTTCACATTGCTGCTTCTTTATGATTAACACACCCCCCATTCAGAAAATGTGATCAGCAGATGAAGTCTTGCCAAAACAAGGGTGGGTGGGGGCCTCAGTATAAACTACTTGGGTCGTTATGAATaatacaaaaatagaatcactGATTCACCATCCTTCTGTTTTCAGAGGGCAACATTTGAATCTAATTGCAATAAATCTTGGGTTTCCCTACCTGTTGTGTTTTAGTTTCAGtcataaaaaatttagtatCATTGGGATGGGGAATGGCTTCCTAAAATCCTCCCCTTCTCCCCCAGCCACCAACACAAAAATAGTCTGGTTTTGCTCTTTGGTTAGAAGATAGTTGTATTGATCTGGGATCAGGATATTCTTAGTTGAGTCATAATCACTTTTTTCTTGTGCAGTCATCCGTTTGTTTGAAGCAGCTTGCTTTTGACCTTCTCGAGTTGCTGCTGTTGTCTGCGTTTCCAGAGCTAGATTATGTTTTCAAACAGTTGCAAGAAGAAAAGCATAAGTTTGGTGAATTTAAGGaaaattaatggaaattaaACTACAGATATTGCTTGATAACTGGTGcatttttttcccaaatttGATGGCATCTATTGTTGGCTAATCATCGATTCATTCATATGTCCGAATCCTGTAATTAGCATTTTGGTTTGGCATCTGAGAAAATTCCGAAATTGTATGTAAACAACGATGAGATTAGTGCaaatatatcttttataaaGCTTTCCTCCTATCACAAATTGCAGGAGAAATTGGCTTTTGATATGATATTTTACACGTTTTTAAGAAATGCTACAGTTGTTACATTGCTACTCAACAAGTCAACCAGGTTTGAAAAGAGTGAAGCACTGAAGCTGCAAGCCCTTGCCATTTGTCTTTAGTTTGAACCAACCCTGTTTTGGTTTTAGGTAAAAACCTTCAACCCAATCAAATAAAACCAGATGCTTCGGCCGGGAATTAGGATGGACTCCTCCAAATGCCAGCACTGAGAAATCCGAGTCGTTTCATGACCTGAGGTATATGCGCAAAAGCAAAGAACCCTCAAGTTTCAAAGTAAAATTGGTTCAGGTTGATGTAAAGCTAGATTCGAGGCAGAAATAGTCAAAGCTTGAATTCTTAACCACCGCGGCTGATGCTACCAAAGAAATATCTTTTCTCATCAGCCCACGTAAAGGAACACAACTACAAAAAGTATAAACACGGACTACGACAATCTTTCAACTGCGGATAATTCGCAACCCTCAAATCCTCAACTGTCACCTAGAAGCCCAGAGCCACTTATTAAACAGCACAAACATGAAGTTTAACTGTTTTACTTTAATGGTGTCAACTGGTAAATGTAACATCCAATCTAATTTCATAACAAAAAATGAAGTTAACTGTTCGTGCCATTCCTTGGACAGAAACAATCACATTGGGCCTAAACCGGTGACTAATTGCAGCAACTATAATGGAATTATACCCAAGCAGCAGCTAATTGGTTTTGAATACAACTCGAACATATTGAGTATCTAACTTGCAAGACAGATGGTTGATACTGTGATTTTAAATCCCCATTCTAATCCTAGAACTTGGGGAGTTGATCAGGACTATCAACCTTCAACCTCAAGacattttaaacaaaatcaaaattcGGACTTCACTGAAATAGTAAGTAATTGAAGGGAAAACAACAGTGGGCTCGCACATCTTTGTCCAAAATGAAAGCTACAAACTAATCAAAATCAGAACAGCTCAATCATCATTAAACAGGTTATAACACCCATCAAATATTGCTTTTATCAAACCAGTCCCAACACAAAAATATGCATCTAATCAAACTGTAATTTGGCATCCAAATTACGACCAAGACACTCTCTGGTAATGGCTTAAGCAGTAGCAGCCGCTCCCTTCTTCCTTGGTGCTGCTTGAGTACctaaaaatatcacaaaaaacaaatcaacaacgggaaataaaaaggaaataaaatatcGCGCAAGAAAAGGAAAGATAAAGTCATACCCTCTCTGAAGCCGCTCTTGAATCTTCGAGGAACATGGCGGAGGTACCTCATTCTTCCAGTTCCGGTAGTCTTCCGTCGGATCGCCTTCACACTCCAGTTATCTAAATTCCAAAAGACAAGCAGAACAACATAAATCGTTGCTCCAAACCACAACAACAAATACCTTTaacaccaaaaatctcattttcttctttaaaaataaaaagaaaacgacAGCCACCCAGAACCTTAAATTCACACACACCGAACACTTGCGAACGAAAGAATAAGAAGAACGCCACCCCCAAACACAATTAATTCAGTAACAAGACACACACAATGTTGAAAGAAAAATGACCATTGCTTAACTTAAGCCACACCAACAGAAATGAAAACCAAAGCGAAAAGACAACCACCACCCAGTATCaaacaaatccacaaacacagtTTACCAGTAAAACTTCAAAAATCCATATAACGCAAGCATATataaagatacaaatatttacGTTTGCATAAAGAGAGGGGCTTACATGTCCTCTTACGAGCGGCGGGGTAGGCACAGGCAGCGCAGCGACTCTTCTGGAGATGGAAGCTGCGGCGGCCACACCTCACGCAGAGGGTGTGAGTCTTATTTCTCCTCTTTCCGAAGCTCCCCGTTCCCTTCCCCTACATATGATACAATTTCTCAAACACGGATCAGAAAAAAAGATACAGACTTCCATGGTGACAATAGGTTGATACTAAAATACCTAGGGAGAGGGCTTACCATTGGGACAGATGCAGTAACCCTGGCCGAGTGAGAGGAGGTGCTGTTTAGGGTAAGCAATGAAGGTGCGGCGGAGAGGggattgtttatatatataggggttTGTAAGAGAGATTTAAGACCGAGAGCAAGGGGTTCTTTTGAGTCTAGGTTTCGTTAGGGCAATTTGGGAAAATGAATCGTTAGCCTCGAACAGCTTGTCGTGGCTACGTCTGATTGGTCAGTTCGGCTTTCGTCCTGGTTCCCCAAGGGAAAAGTTAACTGGGCCGTGGGCTAGGATGTGTTATTTCGATTGTAGGACCAACCAAAGATGGGCCGTGGGTGTATGAGTCATTTGACGCTCCCCAAGAGTGCCGAACCAGTCTTGTCTCTCAAGTCTCATGCCATTGCTCTCGCTCCCGCCCTCTCTTTCTAGTTTCTACTTTCTATGACGAAGCCAAAGCCAAAGCGCGCGGGAGATCCTTTCTTTTGGTTCCAATAAACAAACAGAGCCTCGCAGACAATTACCGGGAAAACACACAGTGATCAATCAGAAAGCCAGAGAGAAAAATGGGAGAAGGCAGCTGGTACTCAAAATTCCCGGCATTTCCTTACGACCCGTATTCCATTCAGATCGACTTCATGAACGCCCTCTATCACTCTCTCAACCAAGGCGGCGTCTCCATGCTCGAAAGCCCcaccggtctctctctctctctctctctctctctctctctctctctctctctctctctctctctctctctctctgtgtacaTTATGTTTACATATGCACTCATCTACATATACTCAATCAGTATTTTCTGTTTTCCTGTTCTCGCTTTCTTTTATGTCCATGAAATTGACATGTGaagtattttgtttttatggcaCTTTAGTTAATCCAGTGATGTTTAAATGCGTAAACAGTCCTAAATTTGTAAATCAAATATCTAAGGAaacctttcctctttttctttttgtaaatttttaaagTGGCTTTTGTTACGTGAGAAATATTTTCGTTGCAATAGGGACAGGTAAAACTCTGAGTATCATTTGTAGTGCTTTGCAATGGGTAGTTGACCGGAGGAAACAACAAAATTCTGCAAAAGGAGGCGAGTTCGACAAGAATCCAGCAAATGACGGTCAGCTTGGTTCAGAAGATGAGCCTGATTGGATGAGAGACTTTGTTATGAACAAAGACAACCAAGTCGAGGAGAAGAAGATTAAGATGAAGAAatttggtgttggttttgggaAACCTGATAAGAGAAGTAATCAAGGAAATTGCAAGGATTTGTTTTCGTCGGGCTCGAAGGAGGAAGATTTTGTTACAAAGAAAGAGCGAGAGAAtttgcaaaagaaaaatgatgcaGTGCAGATGAGTGACGAGGAGTTCTTGTTGGAAGATTATGAAAGTGACGAGGAAGGAGCTGGTGGGACGTCAAAGAGGAAGGCTGGTAAGGGTCCTCATATTCCATCAAGTgacgaggaagaggaagaagatcagTCTGATGAGGAAGACGATGAGGAGAAGCTGAAGGTTTATTTTTGTAGTCGGACACATTCGCAGCTTTCACAGTTCATAAAGGAATTAAGAAAGACAGTTTTTGCTAATGAGGTGAAGATTGTGTGTTTAGGCTCTAGGAAAAATTTCTGCATCAATGAAGGTTTGGTAAATTGTTAttgcattatgttttttttGCTTTGGAATTGTGTTAAACATGATAATTTGTTCATGGGATATGTATTTCAGGGGTATTGAAACTTGGAAACTCCACTCGAATTAATGATCGGTGCTTGGAGCttcaaaaaaacaagaaaaatgaggtCTCAAAAATTAAGGTACAACAATACTCGTATTACTCAAATTTGATGCATGCTTTTGGGTTTGGTTTCCCAGAAACTTGTCCAGCTTGTCagaagaaatattataaattcgTATGTGGGGGGCTCATTTTCTCCATAAATAATTTTAGTATCCAGACTCCTTACTTTCATAGACAGGAGAATTATCAGATGCCGCAGCATAGAAATTCCAAAGGATAACCTAGTGAAAATAACTGTGCATATATAATATggcttatattaaaaaaaaaaaaaaaaaatcctagatGTCTATCTTTGCCAAACCCAAGTCCTATCactattaatctgtgtaccataTTCAGGCATTTTTACCTCATtttgttgaaacttgaaatGACTAGATGCTAATCTCTGTTGGTTATCAAAGAGTGTTGCTCTTGACTGAGGGAAGAATTGATTTTCAGAATTTAGATACAGGAGGGAGAATACGCAGGACCAAGGCCTCTTCTGGATGCCCAATGCTTAGAAAATCCAAACTACAAAGACAATTCAGAAGTGAGGTATCTCAACAAGGGGCCTTGGATATTGAAGATCTTGTTAGCATTGGAAGAAAGATGGGAACTTGTCCATATTATGGCTCCAGAAGCATGCTCCCTGCAGCTGATCTTGTGGTTCTACCCTATCAATCTCTTCTATCAAAATCATCTCGTGAATCACTAGGCCTAAAGTTGAAGAATAATATTGTCATAATAGATGAGGCTCACAATCTAGCTGACTCACTTATCAGCATGTATGACTCAAAAGTTACTTTGATGCAGGTAAACAAGTTAACTTCATTTGTTTCTCATTACTGTTAAGTGACTTCCAAAATCTAGTTCACAAATGGTATTTGGATTTGTGAGTGTGGTTTGGCTGCTCTTTGAGCAATGTTCTGAGCCCTCTTTTGAATAGAACCAAATAGCATTGCTCCCCCAAATACTGATTGAAGAATGAGATCATAGGTTCTACCCTATAATGGTTGGAAGCCCTTTGATTACATGCCCCTTTTGGTGTACGATTCCTTAGCTGGCCTGTTTGGTAACGAGCTCTTTGATGGCCTTTCATAAGTGATGCTTagatatcaaagaaaaaaaaaggacctgTGACAATGTTGGAGTTAGAGTTGCTAAGTCTTCCATTAATATACTTCGAGGTTAAAACTTTTTCTGCCAAAAAATTAAGCTTCTATGGGGATATTCTAGATGCTTGGTGTAAATGTTTTCATGGGATATTGAAACAGTTGTGCTGACTTTCCTGCAGCTGGAGAATGTACATTTCCACGTAGGGAGGTACTTTGAGAGATTTCGCAATCTGTTGGGACCTGGTAATCGGAGATATATCCAAACCCTGATGGTTGTTAGCCGGGCTTTTCTCCAAATTTTACATGAGAATCCCAGTTACGCAGATCTGTCCCAAGACACTGAAAAGACTTACAGAGCAAATGGTTCCTCTGATTCCTCACTGGCCATTAATGATTTTCTATTTTCACTCAATATCGACAACATCAACTTGGTTAAATTGCTTCAATATATAAAGGAAAGCAACATCATGCACAAGGTGAGTCCTTCTGCAAGTTTGTACGACAAGATGCCAGATGATTCTTTCTCCCTCTTTCCCCCACTTTTGATGTAAGATGTACTTGATCTTTCAGGTCAGTGGTTATGGAGATAAAATGGCTAGCTTGCAAAATTGTTCAACAAAGCATGACACTTTGGAATGTAATGAGGGAAGCATTCTGCCAGATTTTCGGGCATTATCGGTCATATTGCAATCACTGACAAACAATGATGGTGATGGGAGGATAATCCTCTCAAGGTCTCAAACAACATGCTCCAGGCAAGGAGGATACATAAAATATGTCATGCTTTCTGGTGAAAAGATCTTTTCAGAGGTTCTCCCTAAGTTGCTTATTTTGTTTTGGCTAGACGTTTTATTCCCCTATAtcgataatttaattttgatctcCCTACAGATTGTGAACCAAGCACATGCTGTTCTACTGGCTGGAGGAACTCTCCAACCAATAGAAGAAACAAGGGAGCGACTTTTCCCATGGCTACCAACAAATCAGTTGCAGTTCTTTTCTTGCAGTCATATTGTCCCTCCTGAGAGTATTCTGCCAGTTGCAGTTTCCTGTGGCCCTTCTGGTCAGTCTTTTGATTTTAGCTACAGCTCCAGAAGCTCATTAATCATGgtaagtatatagtatatagccATCTTTGTAACTCTTTGTAGAAATTGCTGTCTCTATGCACTCTTAGTAATCTAATCGATCATTTCCTTACTAACATGGAATAATTTACCGTGTATTCCTGCACACAGATTTCCTACACAGAGTTTATCTGTAACTATTTAACTTCCTATTTTGGTCTTATCAACTACTTGGTTCAAGTGTactgaaagaaaaattatattatttacttttgCATTTCATTTTCCCAATAAACCTTTATGTATGATGGTTGACTATGCTTTGTTATGGGCTTGGTTTTACAGATTCAGGAGCTGGGGCTTATGCTTTGCAATTTGGTTACTGTAGTTCCTGAAGGAATTGTTGTCTTCTTCTCTTCGTTTGACTATGAAGGACAGGTCTATGATGCATGGAAGGCTTCAGGCATCTTGGATAGGATTATGAAGAAGAAATGTGTATTTAGGGAGCCTAGAAAAACTACTGATGTGGAATCTGTTCTCAAGGAATATAAGGAAACAATTGATGCATTGTCTGTTGAGGAATCTAAAGGAAATCCAGCTTCTCAGAGTGGTGCAATTCTCCTTGCTGTTGTTGGTGGAAAGATATCAGAAGGCATCAACTTGAGTGATGGGATGGGTCGATGTATAGTCATGGTTGGACTGCCCTATCCTAACCCATCTGACATTGAGTTGATTGAGAGGGTGAAGCATATTGAAGGTCTGGGAAATTCAAATAGCATTACTCCCAAGTTTTCAGTTACTAATGAAGCTTACAATGGAGATGTGGAGGTTGGGTTTGACATCCTAAGAAGTTGTAGACGCAGAGGAAAAGAATACTATGAAAATCTTTGCATGAAGGCTGTAAATCAATCTATTGGTGCGTACTAACTACAATATTTACTCTTAGAAGTCCATATTCAACCCTGGTAAATCATATGGTTGATTTACTAGGATGTTACGTGACATTCTAAATGCAGTAACCTGGAACCAGGCTCCAGTTTCTG
Coding sequences within it:
- the LOC122282461 gene encoding ATP-dependent DNA helicase DDX11 isoform X1; this translates as MGEGSWYSKFPAFPYDPYSIQIDFMNALYHSLNQGGVSMLESPTGTGKTLSIICSALQWVVDRRKQQNSAKGGEFDKNPANDGQLGSEDEPDWMRDFVMNKDNQVEEKKIKMKKFGVGFGKPDKRSNQGNCKDLFSSGSKEEDFVTKKERENLQKKNDAVQMSDEEFLLEDYESDEEGAGGTSKRKAGKGPHIPSSDEEEEEDQSDEEDDEEKLKVYFCSRTHSQLSQFIKELRKTVFANEVKIVCLGSRKNFCINEGVLKLGNSTRINDRCLELQKNKKNEVSKIKNLDTGGRIRRTKASSGCPMLRKSKLQRQFRSEVSQQGALDIEDLVSIGRKMGTCPYYGSRSMLPAADLVVLPYQSLLSKSSRESLGLKLKNNIVIIDEAHNLADSLISMYDSKVTLMQLENVHFHVGRYFERFRNLLGPGNRRYIQTLMVVSRAFLQILHENPSYADLSQDTEKTYRANGSSDSSLAINDFLFSLNIDNINLVKLLQYIKESNIMHKVSGYGDKMASLQNCSTKHDTLECNEGSILPDFRALSVILQSLTNNDGDGRIILSRSQTTCSRQGGYIKYVMLSGEKIFSEIVNQAHAVLLAGGTLQPIEETRERLFPWLPTNQLQFFSCSHIVPPESILPVAVSCGPSGQSFDFSYSSRSSLIMIQELGLMLCNLVTVVPEGIVVFFSSFDYEGQVYDAWKASGILDRIMKKKCVFREPRKTTDVESVLKEYKETIDALSVEESKGNPASQSGAILLAVVGGKISEGINLSDGMGRCIVMVGLPYPNPSDIELIERVKHIEGLGNSNSITPKFSVTNEAYNGDVEVGFDILRSCRRRGKEYYENLCMKAVNQSIGRAIRHVNDYAAILLVDARYGSDPSNRNFSNTTNKLPQWIKERLVSSTQSYGEVHRLLHQFFKFNKKRRECQ
- the LOC122282461 gene encoding ATP-dependent DNA helicase DDX11 isoform X3; amino-acid sequence: MGEGSWYSKFPAFPYDPYSIQIDFMNALYHSLNQGGVSMLESPTGTGKTLSIICSALQWVVDRRKQQNSAKGGEFDKNPANDGQLGSEDEPDWMRDFVMNKDNQVEEKKIKMKKFGVGFGKPDKRSNQGNCKDLFSSGSKEEDFVTKKERENLQKKNDAVQMSDEEFLLEDYESDEEGAGGTSKRKAGKGPHIPSSDEEEEEDQSDEEDDEEKLKVYFCSRTHSQLSQFIKELRKTVFANEVKIVCLGSRKNFCINEGVLKLGNSTRINDRCLELQKNKKNEVSKIKNLDTGGRIRRTKASSGCPMLRKSKLQRQFRSEVSQQGALDIEDLVSIGRKMGTCPYYGSRSMLPAADLVVLPYQSLLSKSSRESLGLKLKNNIVIIDEAHNLADSLISMYDSKVTLMQLENVHFHVGRYFERFRNLLGPGNRRYIQTLMVVSRAFLQILHENPSYADLSQDTEKTYRANGSSDSSLAINDFLFSLNIDNINLVKLLQYIKESNIMHKVSGYGDKMASLQNCSTKHDTLECNEGSILPDFRALSVILQSLTNNDGDGRIILSRSQTTCSRQGGYIKYVMLSGEKIFSEIVNQAHAVLLAGGTLQPIEETRERLFPWLPTNQLQFFSCSHIVPPESILPVAVSCGPSGQSFDFSYSSRSSLIMIQELGLMLCNLVTVVPEGIVVFFSSFDYEGQVYDAWKASGILDRIMKKKCVFREPRKTTDVESVLKEYKETIDALSVEESKGNPASQSGAILLAVVGGKISEGINLSDGMGRCIVMVGLPYPNPSDIELIERVKHIEGLGNSNSITPKFSVTNEAYNGDVEVGFDILRSCRRRGKEYYENLCMKAVNQSIVTWNQAPVSAVELPELPYVIVKRILHSNI
- the LOC122282461 gene encoding ATP-dependent DNA helicase DDX11 isoform X2, encoding MGEGSWYSKFPAFPYDPYSIQIDFMNALYHSLNQGGVSMLESPTGKTLSIICSALQWVVDRRKQQNSAKGGEFDKNPANDGQLGSEDEPDWMRDFVMNKDNQVEEKKIKMKKFGVGFGKPDKRSNQGNCKDLFSSGSKEEDFVTKKERENLQKKNDAVQMSDEEFLLEDYESDEEGAGGTSKRKAGKGPHIPSSDEEEEEDQSDEEDDEEKLKVYFCSRTHSQLSQFIKELRKTVFANEVKIVCLGSRKNFCINEGVLKLGNSTRINDRCLELQKNKKNEVSKIKNLDTGGRIRRTKASSGCPMLRKSKLQRQFRSEVSQQGALDIEDLVSIGRKMGTCPYYGSRSMLPAADLVVLPYQSLLSKSSRESLGLKLKNNIVIIDEAHNLADSLISMYDSKVTLMQLENVHFHVGRYFERFRNLLGPGNRRYIQTLMVVSRAFLQILHENPSYADLSQDTEKTYRANGSSDSSLAINDFLFSLNIDNINLVKLLQYIKESNIMHKVSGYGDKMASLQNCSTKHDTLECNEGSILPDFRALSVILQSLTNNDGDGRIILSRSQTTCSRQGGYIKYVMLSGEKIFSEIVNQAHAVLLAGGTLQPIEETRERLFPWLPTNQLQFFSCSHIVPPESILPVAVSCGPSGQSFDFSYSSRSSLIMIQELGLMLCNLVTVVPEGIVVFFSSFDYEGQVYDAWKASGILDRIMKKKCVFREPRKTTDVESVLKEYKETIDALSVEESKGNPASQSGAILLAVVGGKISEGINLSDGMGRCIVMVGLPYPNPSDIELIERVKHIEGLGNSNSITPKFSVTNEAYNGDVEVGFDILRSCRRRGKEYYENLCMKAVNQSIGRAIRHVNDYAAILLVDARYGSDPSNRNFSNTTNKLPQWIKERLVSSTQSYGEVHRLLHQFFKFNKKRRECQ